The sequence AACGCGATCAACAAACATGACACCGTTGAGGTGGTCAATCTCGTGCTGGATCACCCGTGCCAACAAACCATCGGCAACCAACTTTTGGGGGCGTCCATTTTCGTCTTTGTAAGACACCTTAATCACTTCAGGACGGATCACATCGATGAAGACACCAGGAATGCTGAGACATCCCTCCTGAATAACGCATGTGTCTGCACTTCGTTTAGTGACTGTAGGGTTGATCAAAATATAGGGAGGAGCGGTCGGGTTGTCTAATTCGCAATCCACCACCAACAACTGCTTGTTAACCCCGACTTGAGGGGCTGCTAAACCGATGCCATCTTCGCTGTACATGG is a genomic window of Oscillatoria sp. FACHB-1407 containing:
- the def gene encoding peptide deformylase; the protein is MTAQILVEKKKLANPPLKLHYLGDRVLRQPAKRITKVDDEIRELARQMLQTMYSEDGIGLAAPQVGVNKQLLVVDCELDNPTAPPYILINPTVTKRSADTCVIQEGCLSIPGVFIDVIRPEVIKVSYKDENGRPQKLVADGLLARVIQHEIDHLNGVMFVDRVDNALVLNQELTKHGFSVEAVKPIDA